The Chaetodon auriga isolate fChaAug3 chromosome 2, fChaAug3.hap1, whole genome shotgun sequence genome segment GGTTGGCACATATTTCACAAGGATCCACAGGTGTGATGATATACACTGTAAGGTGCACGGAgagaaacatacaaacataaatATTCATCTGACCTAAAAGATGTGTTTGAACCACCTGAGGGCCAGCTTTTCAGTTGAATGAAATTCTACTAATATTGATAATGGGATCGGTATCCAGATCTGTCTCAATGCAGTCATAAGAGTGCCATCTGTGTCTAATGAGCTTTAATGGTCCCCAAAGACTATTTGCACAGCTTTCCACAGGCCTCTTGTCTGGCATTATCATTGTAGAGCCACTTTATGGTGCAACAGTTGCAGGATGTGCATAATACAATGTGTAAACAGTGAATGCTCGAGCAGTCAGcgtctgttttcagtgtcttcagtctTTAATGTGACAGAGAGCGAGTGCCTGAGTAATAAAACTGTCTGTTAACAGCGTTTATAAGAGTCTTTGTGAGGTTGTTTCTGGTATGAAACTGACAAATGTTGACGTTGATGCTCACTGAACAGGGAGTTCAGCATGTGGTCGAGCGGGTTGTTATTCAGGAAATaacttgacatttttggaaatacgcTTATTGTTTTCTTGCCGAGAGTTGGATGAGAACACTAATCTGTCTGTGGGGATTGTTGTACAGATTAAACTTAGTGGATATAACTCATTGATTAGCAAGCTGCAGAGATGATGGCAGGTGaattttattacctttggacagagccaggctaattgtatcctcctgcttccagtctgaATGCTAACTGTTAAACTAAGCTAACACACTTGATGCCTCTTAGTTTGAGGAAATGTTTGGTTAAAAGCTCCAAACCAAAAATTAATTGACACTATATTGTTGGTGTAGcctgatttatcttattcctctgtgctctgttgttcgaacacatttaaaaaaaacacatcaatgaacTGGTGTTGTAAATACTCAGTATTGCACCAAATGCGTATTAATCTGCAGCTAAaagtagtccccaacaaatgcactgctTATGCCGGTTTGAGTAACATTGCCTGAAAAtgacagtgcccagctgtttgaAGAAATTACATTAAGCAGATATGTCGCAACCACAGCTTCTTATCCATGCTGTACCCTCTGTAATGTGCTGTTCAGAGATGAagtgttttcatatttatatacagatcagaaaacacattaGAGGGAGACTTGAGAGCACACACTGTAATATAATGCGGTGATTTGTTTGTGCCAAAACAAATCTGATGTCCTATGTTCCAAATCTGCTATTTCCGTATTTGTTATGAGTTTCACTCAATCATACCGAGTCTGGAGAAAATGAGGCCTGCTCCCTTCCCTTGACACACCGGCCGAAAGATCTGCGGCAGCAGAGGGTTGACGCAGGCGGCCACAACGGTCGTCTCAGAGAGGTGAGGGCTCACGTCGGCGTCCAGATCCATCAgcctcttcagctgctttgCTGCCTCCAAAGGGAAGCTCCTGTCTCCAACCTGGAGGGGGAGGAGCAAGAACTCTGAGGTGTGAATAGAAAAATCTGACATATTTGATGGGAACAATATGAGGTCTGAGGGCTGAAATGAACTCATTGTATATGCAATAGTGTTTCCAACAACAAGTGATACTCGCCTtaacctgcacacctgcagctcctctgcacacacacagcaccagaACAAGGACAACGCCGAGCACTCTCATTTTCAGATGATGTAAGATGCCTCTCGGGTCAGCGGAGAGTTTCTTCTGTGCTCCCTGTGTATCTGCTCTGCCTTTTATAAGGTGTCTGGACAGATTAGTGAGTGATTTATTAACAAAGGCAACTGGTGGGTGAGGAGAGTAAAGGTACGGGGGGACACTGGCTGGTCAGAGATAACCAAAGGCTGGTGGAGTGCAAGTGCACTGGATCCTCTTTTTTAGTTTATAACCACTACACGTTAAATATGTTTATAACCTCTATCTCTGTTGTTTCCTCCGTCAGCACAGTATTTCATTATTGACTTTGGGTTTCATCCTAACGTTCGATGCTGCAATGCCACCTAATAAATCTCATCCCCCGGCTGTCTCCCACAGATATTCGTCACAGAGCTGCCTGATAAGGAAGTGGACATATATGCACAGAGCTGATCCATATAGGTCACCTGCTTGTGATATTTgaaattatgatttttttttattatgataTTTTCCACGTGTtgaatggcttttttttttttctttagtgaCTCATTGCACCTTATTGCAAAAGGCTTTGTTTTTCCCATGAACTTAAGGTGTTACGTCAATCAAAAAGACACTTTAACTTTGATATATGCAATTTTAAATCAACGGAAAATGGAAGTGGCTTAATCCATCTTTGGTGGGAAGGAGCGGCTCTTTTCCAAAGTTCAACAACAGATGAGGGTCAAATCAGCGGCATCACTGTGAGTCTGGAGCTCCTCCATCTGAAATGAACTGCCTGTGTGAACTGTTCCCAAAAGTCACATCAAAGTCACAAAATCGACCTATTTTGGCAGGTTTGTCTCTGCTGAGGAATCCGTTGCTTCAACTTtcgcttttctttgtcttttcttttttataacTTTGAGACagactttgtttgtttgtcctttgggagaagaaacagcagatAACATTGACTTTTCGCACACTGAGGGTGGTGTCGCATGCAAACATTTACCAGTAGCAACcaccaaaatataaatatgaacccagaaatgtgcaaaatgtctGACCTTCAAATACTCCACTGTTAGAGACTAGTCTAAAGATTTAAGTCCTGATTATcgtaaaaaagaaagaaagaacaataTTCTGTATATGATATACAAATGGCCcttagaacacacacacacacacacacacacacacacacacacacacacaaaagatgtTAATGAAAAACTATAAAGTAAATAGACAAGACAAATCAATAAAGGCTGAAAATTGAcattgattttcactgaaaatgtattATGTAACTCTAACCTGGAGGTGCAGGAGGAACATAATTTGACAAACAGTTTAAAGACAATCTGAGTGAAGCTTTAAATTCATATAGAAACTGAACTCATCTTGTTTTGAGGAAACATTACATTGaagaacaagagaaagaaatgtctgctgtgtggcTGCCAGACAATGAGTGATATAACATGAAATCTAAGCTTCGCAAGCTGGTGAACTATTGACAAGTGAGAATGAGATCATTATTTGGAACAGCACACGTCCCAAAGTAGACAATTAAAGGATGTGCAGCGCATAAATCCAGCTCTCAATCATTAGTGGAAAGGTCCATTGTGGCTGCTGGCAGACGAAAGAATGAAATAATCTCCCTGCAAGCTGAAATAAGTTTCAGTGCACTACAATATAACGTAAAAGGGCAGATTTGTATGAAACAGAgactttttcctccctgtaaTGAAACAAGGTAAAACACAATATGCACTGCAGGAGATTTTGTTTTAATGGAATATAATCTGAGCCGCACTGATGCTTGGAGATACAACTTAAAAGCTGCGAATAAGAGAGATATAAAATAGGTTAGATATGATCTAATATAGCCATATAGCGAGCAGGGTGGAGGGTCGGTAAGCCTGTCACAGTATGCGGTAAAAAGTTAAAGTTATGGTAGGTGATGTATTTTAGATGCAGTTTTCGTAACATGTTGAAATTCTCATTACATCCCGACAGCAATCAATGAATCAGATACTAAAATCTGGTATGGCTTGTGCAGTCATGAGTCCAAGGAGATATAAGTGTTTTGATCTTCAGGTGTCTTTGCTGATAATTCAATGAGACAGCAAAGGCCATTCTTCCAAGATCAGTTCTGGTTCAGGGCTCCTGGAGTGTCAGCCTCTCATTGGTTAAATATGGACCAAAGCAGTGAGGGTGAGATACATGTTAATTTACCAGCAAGAGGTTTGGAGATAAACAGAACCAGTGATTATTGTGTCGCTCAGGCGGGGAACGCCCACCAACTTTATCAGGAGGGTGTGTGGTGAGTGTTGCAATTATCACCTGTGATGAACCTGACTGCTGAGTGATAAATGGAGGCAGCAGCATGTCAGTATGTGAAATCTTCATGAGAGGAAAGAGGCTTCCGCAATCCTCTATCTCCAGCTCAGGGGAGCTGCTTCGTTATGCaacaagacatttttaacaAGCCACGACTAAAGGGCTgaattttctggcattttattaATTCCTTTACATTGAGTTTTTTCTCCTTACATGTCTAAATGTTGTTTCAAAAGCCTCTCCACACTGTCAGGATATAAATCATGAGGTGAGATAATATGTCCTTTTTATCACAtatgaaatatcaaaatgtatCTGCTTGCAAAcacaatgagaagaagaaaaagtgaaacacaGGGATTTTATTTCCCCTCTcaagcaacaacagcaaagaagTACGAGAATTCACCTTGTCAGCATCTCTGCACATCCACAGTGTACAGCATGTTCTGTATACACGGGTTGATGTACTGCATGTTCATATCGCTTCAGATATACACACTCATCAATACATTAATTATCTGCTTTCAGGCATCAAGACTGTGAGTATATTGCAGGTGTTGGAGCAGGTCCACTGCTGCCCTGGACTGATAGTGTATCTGTATAATGAGGCAGTTTGGTGGGGTCAGATAAGATGtataaaataaattattcacAACACAAACCATGCTTATACTGTACACATGAAGCTGAAACGAGAGAGGATTGCACTGAGAGTGGGATCCCACAGGTCCCACTGGACCCAGTGCAAATCATGTGGGAGCAGGTGGTAATGACCAGAAATCCAGCGGGAGCAGGAATAAGAAAAGAGTCAGCGGTGGACTCCAGAACAAGGGCAGCAGCGCTAAGTAACTCCAACTACTCTTGCAGATGCAAGTTGTATAGAGTCTGATAATGTCCACATTTGTCGCCCCAAGTGATACAATCAAAAGAGAGTCTGCGGCAGACAGCAATGTGGCTCATAACAATGACTTCATAGAGAATCGACACCCAACTTATACATCCCCTGTCtgctacctgcccagcaacCAACCCGTTAGCGACTAGCTCATGAAGAAACCTGTGCACGTAGTAGCTAAAGACTAGATACCAGGTGACCAAACTAAACGAAGAGTGATTGCAGACCTGCATTCATCAGGggaccacagacacaacccCAAATGAAGGCCCTTATGCCTCTcagatttttaatgttttctgccCCCTATTGGCTGAAAATGAATTAAGGTAGCTTTAAGTATATATTTGAAAGCAAGACTTTTTCCACAACTGGGAATAAtctgtatacacacatatatagtaATGATAATAGTAATGTAGTATTTTAATTTGCAGGAAAGAACACAATGTATACGTGATTTATCAATGATGgctttttattcaaaacaatgttaataaaaagaaaaatgaaaaaagaaagttcTCGTTTAAATACAGCTACAAAGTTTGGTAAGATAGAAATGTAACAAACAATGTAAATTTCAGAAGAACAATAAAGTGGTAAAAATATGCTAAAAAGTAAcagtttgccaaaaaaaaaaaaaaaccataccTCAATtggtcagattttttttctttttggggCCTTTTTTGTCTAACAGAGacttaaaaatatataaaattcGCAATGGACCAGAGTCAGAGCCTCTGTATTCAGGGAACACAAATTCATCATCTCATCGTTGTCGGGAAACTCTTTAGAAATTCTCTGAAATAGGAAAAGAATCACAAGTCTAAAGCTGGGCAAAAGGTTTCTGGCCTGCTGGTTCTGTTTAGCAGCCGGTGCAGGCAGCAAATGCGCAGATCTCACAGACGTCCATGGGAACCATAGCTGAAataaacaggaaagacaaaaacatcaggTACGCTGCTGAACCACCTGCACTTCAATATCTGCCTGACGTTTCCCTTAAAATCCCATCACAAAGACCGGCTGATCAGTCTGTTGGTCTCACCTAGTCTGGCGAGGGACGCAGATGCCCCCCTCTGCTTGCAGATTGGCAGGAACTCCTGTGGGAGCATGGGGTCGGCACAGAGGGACACGGTGCTTGCCCTCAGTCGTGGGCTTTGCTGTCccctcacactgctgctctccGTCAGCTCCTGAAGCCTCTTGACGGCTTCCAGTGAGAAAGACAATCCATTCTCCTGGAAGAAAAGGCAGATGTTGGAGTTGGAGTTTAAATAATATGACAATACAAAATGTGGCAAATGGTTTGCAAAGTTTCCACAAGAGTTTGTACAGTAGCTGTGCCATTTCTGCACCGTAGCCTGCCTGACCTGTGGATAAACAAAGCCACTACTTCTTCTGATGTGTAGAAAATTGCCCAGGGCAGGCAGCCTCATGCCAAAGACATCAGTCAAACAGAAACGTGACGTGCTGCACTCACCTCGACCAGCACGGCCTCGGACGTCCAGCCGAGAGCCAGGACAAGCACGGCGATGATGGCGAGCGCGGCCTTCATGGTGACAGTTGACAGTCGTTAGTCTTGCTGTTGTGTCTTGCTGTTGGTGTGCTCAGCAGGTGCTCAGCTCAGTGTCTGCTTCCCTTCTGTCCACAAGCCTCCTTTTAAACAATTCTCCCCTGCAGCTCGGGGGTCATGTGACCAGAGGTGCTACGAATGGGTGTGAACTTTTTCTCACGGGTTAATGAGTAGTGATGAGGTTTTACAGGGTGGTTTAAGGGAATTCATAAATCCTACTTTGACCTCATCACCTGTCTGATTATTTTTTATGGATCTCTGACTGACTTGGCTTCTCTGTCTTGCAGAATTGATCACACCTCTCGTGGGTTAAACAGTTACTCTGCTGATGACGATGAAGCCGCACCAGCCCATTGTTAGACAGTCCTGTTTCACACACCTCTGCAAACAGTTGAACTTTGTTTTGTGGGCTGAAGTGTCAGAAAGACCCAGACTATATCATATTCAGAAAAAAGTAGTGTGattttatatataaatgtacTGTACTACAAAAAATCAACACATGCCGCTAAATTTCATGTTAGATTCTATTATTGCCCCGCCTTTATTTCAGTCGTATGAGGGGAAACACATGCAACTGCATCTAACTGGGCCAAAACAAACCATTAAATCTATATGCAAATATTATTTCATCCCATGTGAGTTGCATGCAGGGCTCTCATTAGCCTGTGGTGTAGAATAATCAGATGGTTTTCACTGAATACTCTTGCAAGAGTCGAGTTCTGTTACTGCTTCTACTGCAGAAAAATTAatgttcagtttatttattcagccCTTGAGCCCAAAATCTGATGTAATTATTGCTAACAAATATGAGATATGGGTGGAAATCCTAAGAGGTTTTCAGCCCAACCAGATGCTgggtgtgcagtgtgtgtacgGCAGCCGTCATAAAAGCTTTCAGGATACAGGTGCAGGCTGAATCACAGGACTGAGAAAGGAGTTTCCACATCACTCAGCTGCTGTAAATAACATGAATAAGTATAGATAGCATTTCTCTTAGTaggacaaaaacacttcagcacagacagacagactcatcGACTGCTGCAGGaatcaaacctgtgaccttcCAGTAATGGCACGACTATCTAATCGCCCAGGCTCTCAAGGACAGCAGGAAGGCTGCGAAAAAATCAATTCACTCCGCTTGTAAGTGCCACCAAGCgtgcatcaacacacacagcagtgtcagGGCGTGGCAGGCCAGAGACATGTCGCTGAAGTTTTTAATGAGCTCATTAAAGACAATTCTTTACGCAGAGCATGAGGGATCTATCTATCGAACACACCCGGGGGGGCACACCGCACCTCGACAGTGTTACCGTCATCAAACTTTAATTTCTGTCAAATGGAAAAGGTGAATTGAAACAGAAAAATCGATTTCTCTGTCTATTCTATTCTATCTATAATTAGTAATGACTAAAGTTGGAATTTATGAGGTGATTTTAGCCAATTAAGGATAAGGATGGTTTCATTTTGTCTATTTTTAATCATCAACACTTCACTGAATGAAACAAGTATTATCTGTGTCGCCACATAGTTCTCCCTCAGGTAACCTCAGATTCCCACATCACTGTGTGGCCATCAGTTTGTTAATTTGATTAACTGCTGGTTCATTTGCCAATACTGTGCACACCACAAAATCACAATGTAAAGCTGAAATGATCGGGGCTCAAGGCAACACTGACATTATCACATTAAGTCCTAAAGCTATGGTAGGTGAAGTATTTTAGAAGCCTTTTTTGTCATCTTTGATGAAATTGTCTTTACATCCCGACAGCAAGGCGTTACCAATGACCCACAGCTCAGCATTTTCTCTCCTGATTGGTTTAATCCACGCCGGCCTGCTTGGGTGTCCGGCCACAGTGCAAAGACATGTATTTTGGGTGTGTGAATGGTTATCTGTTTGTATGTTTCAGGGTGAACCCCACCTGTTGGCCAATGTATGATGGGAGAGGCTCCAGCCTCAGGTGACCCCACACAGGATCCGGGggagaaacagtgagaaatAAAGGCAGCATTATCCTTTATCCTTTAGTCTGTGTTAGTCATCATTAGTATGCATCATACAGTCCATGCAGacaggtgggggggggggggggggggggaatctATGACGCTGAGATTGCAATG includes the following:
- the LOC143339615 gene encoding guanylin-like; the encoded protein is MRVLGVVLVLVLCVCRGAAGVQVKVGDRSFPLEAAKQLKRLMDLDADVSPHLSETTVVAACVNPLLPQIFRPVCQGKGAGLIFSRLVYIITPVDPCEICANPSCYGCLN
- the LOC143333718 gene encoding guanylate cyclase activator 2B-like, whose product is MKAALAIIAVLVLALGWTSEAVLVEENGLSFSLEAVKRLQELTESSSVRGQQSPRLRASTVSLCADPMLPQEFLPICKQRGASASLARLAMVPMDVCEICAFAACTGC